acgaactctaggatagatcgaacagaaagaatagctttatgttattttagtacaaactcttgaatagatcgaacggaaagaatagctttgaggtggtttcgtaccctacaaacaatttattcttatgttctccgctagataggaactttggagtgatgcTTCATCACACTttaagggatggttatatgatccaattatattagcactgttgagagattgcactagcgaaactacggaccctaggcctcattttcaagcattgcaatacctttttgtgccgtttactatttgctcccttgctgtttttatttattcagattataaaaatatatttctaccatcaatattacacttttatcaccatctcttcaccgaactagtgcacctatacaatttgccattgtatttggtgtgttggggacacaagagatttcttgtatttggttgcagggtcgtttgagagagactatcttcatcctacgcctcccacggattgataaaccttaggtcatccacttgagggaaaattgctactgtcctacaaaactctacgcttggaggcccaacacgtgtctacaagaataaagttgcatagtagacatcaagctcttttctggcgccgttgccggggaggtgagtgcttgaaggtatatctttagatcttgcaatcgaatcttttagtttcttgttttatcactagtttggttttgtaaaagaaaactacaaaaaaatggaattgaggtttcatcatattattcatctttataatgtatttcatgaaaattatggaaaggaaaattgtgctcaattgatagaagaaaaattcaatataatgtttggtataaatgatgagcatgattgcaatgttgttagtatgaattccttgaatatccatgatgctaatgatatgcaaagccataagcttggggatgctatatttgatgaatgtgatatttttagtcccccaagttttgatgagaaaatttattatgatgattgcatgcctcctatttatgaagattatattgatgaaagtggatttggagagttcatgactttatttaatgatgaatccactattttggaagaggttccaattgactatggcaacaaagttcctatctatgatgactatggtgatgatgtaTATGTTATAGAGAATAATTATAAGCATGAAAAATGTcaccatgattttaattttcaatcccatgatagttattttgttgagtttgctcccactactattcatgagaataaatttgcttatgtggagagtaataaattttctatgcttttgtgtcatgaaaagaatgctttatgtgatggttatattgttgaatttcttcatgatgctactgaaaattattattagggaggagcttatgcttgtaggaattgcaataatatcaagtttcctctctatgtgttgaaagttttgaagttatgcttgttttgccttcctatgctagttgattcttgttctcataagttgttttctcacaaaatccctatgcataggatgtatgttaggcttaaatgtgcttgccatgtgatttatgatgctcttgttatgtttcaattcttatcttttatgtgagcatcattgaaatcatcatgcctagctaaaaggcattaaagaaaagcgcttgttgggagacaacccaacacttttacctactgtttttgtgtgttcacatgattatgctactgtagtaatattgttttatagcttttgtttcaataaagtgccaagtaaagcctttgggatcatgttgggtgatagttgatttgatcttgctgaaaaacagaaacttttgcgctcacgaaataattcctatttttaacagaagagtgattttgagttgattctttttgcagaagattaatgtaCAAATTGCTCACATGGTCCTaacttttcataatttttggagtagcagaagtatggttattctgcaggtcattacagactgttctgtttttgacagattctgttttcaatgcatagtttgcttgttccctagtttctatggcttatattgctcaatataaattgtggaaatgatatgctacagtaggaattgtgtggaaaaaattatgaatcttgtttttgacagtaccaaagtgaaatggtttgctctttatcatactaacctatctcacaaagttccgttaagttttgtgtgattgaagtattcaagtttagggtgagatatcgatatgaggagaataaggattgaaaagaacctaagcttggggatgcccaagtcacccaaggtaatattcaaggaagatccaagcaactaagcttggggatgccccggaaggcatccctctttcgtctccaacattatcggtaacctcacttggagctatgtttttattcgtcacatgatatgtgttttacttggagtgtcaatttattttgtcaGGATTTGCTTGAtgctatttataataatgttttgcatcttttatttcaataaaaatatcaaggatagcctttaccatgcttattttgcaagtctacatgttgttgtttcaaaacagaaactcagaaagtttatcgctgttgcaaaaattcccgagaaaagtcagaatgtgataaaatgttgaaactttttgcacagtaagATCTGATAATTTTTCTACAGTGTGgtgaattttcataatttttggagttagagaagtattgatactcttgcattctttacagaatgtactgttttggcagattgctgttatggttgcattgtttgcatatgttttgcttgtttaatgattttatttgaggataggagtattaaatatgcataggtatttagtatgcaatgttgaataataattttagtgatttgctacagtagagaatgataaggtttttgcattggtttatactaacttatctcacaagttcttgttgagttttgtgtggatgaagcttttgagatttaggaaaaccgtgatatgagaggaattaaggagacacaaaagctcaagcttggggatgcccaaggcaccccaagataatatttcaagaagtatcaagcatctaagcttgtggatgccccggtgggcatcccacctttcttcttcaacaattatcggttagtatcggttgagcctaagtttttgcttcttcacatgagttgtgctatccttgaaaggtcattttattttatttttgctttctgttttaataaaatacttagatctgaaacttttaaataagagagagtcctcacataactatctatttacttaactactcgcatgattttcacttatatctttttggagtagtttgtcatttactcttgtgcttcacttatatcctatgagtaaattgttgaataaattgaatgtcatgaagttgaaatcatatcatgcctagtggtagcttcacattgggtttagaaagtgaaatctgttgaggcttgacaatcacaatattggtcatacaagcaattcacgaataattagtataaggaagagaactttcacatgcaaatacactatcgtgtaaatcttttgtgattgtgagcccccatcaaaatattatatgccaaaattgttgatgttggacaaggaagacaacgtaatgatttatgtttgttcattttcacatagaagttatattgtcatagatccttcaacatgtggtgcttgccccccatctttgctagccaaaaattcccgcaccaagtagagatactacttgtgcatccaaaaacccttaaacccaaatcttatcttcaagagtccaccatacctacctaaggattgagcaagatccttcaagtaagttgtcatcggtgcaataaggcaataaaaattgcttctaaaagtgttagatcatttagtgtaagagaaaattgagcgttgtacgaacttgtgatggcaaagaataaaagcgacagactgcataataaaggttgctatcataaggggcaatacaacatgacgttcttttgcactaaggtattgagcatacaaacaaataagcgcatggcaacctctgcttccctctgcgaagggcctatcttttacttttcagtatttacttttatgcaagagtcaaagttttctctctattcctttttatttttctcccttggcaagcatcatgtggcgaggaaatatctaggcacatatatccagttggatatgggtagcatgagttattattgttgacatcacccttgaggtgaacacgttgggaggcaaaattataagcccctatctttctatgtgtccagttgaaacattttgctcatgtgtacgtagtgagtgttagcaatcatagaagactatatgatggttgagtatgtggagctcttacttaaactccgttgaataagttgaattgcaattacttggtgactaagaacataggttgttgagtttcaagagaattcattgtttgaaccttaacatgtgaattggttgctactatgacatgagaagttttataaaaaagaattgttgttatgatgctaggaaaagtgattaaaattttcattgatcaaacttgtgcactttgctagcattcacacttcataaattatttcttttatcatttacctactcgaggacgagtaggaattaagcttggggatgctgatacgtctccaacgtatctataatttatgaagtattcatgctattatattatcttcttggatgttttacaatcattttatagcaactttatatcattttttgggactaacctattgacccagtgcccagtgcccagtgcccagtgccagttgctatttttttgcttgttttttacatcgcaggaaattaatatcaaacggagtccaaacaccgtgaaactttttggagatttttgatggaccagaataCCCAAGATGGGCCAAAGCAGCATCTGGGGGgttccccgagggggcacaacccaccagggcgtgcctgggggcccaggcgcgcccaggtgggttgtgcccaccccggtggcctcccgcaccccctctttaccctataaatttaCAAATATTctaaaacccttcggggttaacctagatcagaagttccgccgccgcaaggctctgtagccaacgaaaaccaatctagacccattccagcaccctgccggaggggggaatcatctccggtggccatcttcatcatcccgacggtcaccatgatgaggagggagtagtccaccctcgggctgagggtttgtaccagtagttatgtgtttaatctctctctctctctatctctctcgtgttcttgagatgtcacgatcttgatgtatcgcgggctttgttaatatagtcggatcatatggtgttttcccctctctatcttgttgtgatgaattgagtttttccctttgagatgtcgttgttatcagattgaatacttttatggattcgagaacacttgatatatgtcttgcaattgaatactcgtggtgacaatggggtatcgtattgattcacttgatatatgttttggcactcaactcgcggattcccgaggtgacattggggtaatctatgcataagggttgatgcacgttcttgtctttgtttctctggtagaaatcttggggcactctttgaagttctttgtgttggattgagtattatgaatatgaatttgctttggtgttattttagtacgaactctaggatagatcgaacggaaagaatagctttatgttattttagtacgaactcttgaatagatcgaacggaaagaatagctttgaggtggtttcgtaccctataaacaatttattcttatgttctccactagataggaactttggagtgattcttcatcgcactttgagggatggttatatgatccaattatattagcattgttgagagattgcactaacgTGCCGCTGCTCCCAGCAGCCGCACCGATGCTCATCACCAACCTCCTTCGCTCAGGTACAGAGGCTGGCGTTCAATGCAGCTATTTTGGAACCATGCCCTGGACGTCCACCACCCACAAGGCACGGAGGGCTGCCGATACGGCTGACGCCATGGCCGTCAATTCTGGTGCATCATAGTGCAGAGGGTAATGAGATTCGACCTACTCCGTGGCCATCGTTTTCTTGCTCTCATGAAGGATATTTGCCAAGGGTATAGCAGGTGAAACCCAGTACTTTTCTGAAGGTTGTTTGCTGGATCCGTACGGTGCCAATAGATATTCTTATTCCGAGCCAACCGGTTAATCCTATTACCTCTCTGATGGTTGACCTGATTCCCATGGAGGAGCACTTCAATTGTGTGCAAAATACCCAGTTGCAGTCTTGCTGTTCACTGGCTGGAAGAACATATATTGATAAACGGTTAAGTCAAAAAGGTTCCGAGGGAATTGAGTGCTTGGATATCTTGTTGATCAGTCTGCAGTACATTGACGACCGCCTAGCAGAAATTATGTTCGACGAGATTGCGCTGCAGCTTGCTATACATTGCAAGGGATTTGGCATTGCAGGAGAGGTGTTGGGCAGCTATGTTTTTCCTGCTGCTTTAGTGGAGCACCCACCCTGTACTTTTGGGCAGCTTATCCTCTTGGTGTCAATGCACTGGAACATTTCGTGTCAGAAGGGATTCAAAAGAAGTGGTCATACTGCAATCAGCTTACACATTGGCAATGCATGGGGCGGTGTACCAACCTCCTTGAAAATTGCATAAGGATCCTCCAAGGTCAATTATGGTGCTTGTGGTCTGTGAGACAGTACAATGAAGATTTTTGTTTCACTAAGCAGCCATTACATGAAGGTAAATAGTGGCTTTTGACACTATGTGAATGTTCTATTACTACAGCTCTTGCACTACAGTATTCCAATCTTGCGTCAATGGATGCACATCTATTTCATAGCATGCAGAGAATCGGTGCCCTGAGCATAGAAAGTTCCAGCATTATTTTTCTTCAGTCAATGCAACTTGAGCCATATATGCTAGTCTGCTACTTTATCTTCTCAATGCAGTCCTCTTATGGATTATATGAGCATCGTGTACTAGAGCGTGCTGGTGTTTGTCATATTTCTGGGTGTGACAAAATGCAGTGGGCAAATCAAATTATGAGCAATGTTAGTGacatgtaatttttgagtgaagaTGACTTTAAGGGGAATGAGCATGTTACCTCTCTGTAGCGTGTTCGGGAGGTAAACTGTAAGGGTATAGTTGGGGATCTCTCTTGCTTATGTAGTAATCACTCATAGAGAAACAATTTGGTGTAGCGATTACAATTGCATACAAGTATCAGGAGGAACAGAGAAGAGTAGAGGTAGGAGAAGAGAGGAAGGTAGCCGCCGCCGGGTTCGTCCTTGATCCACTGGATACCGTCTCCTTCTGTGAGCCATGCTTAAGTAGCTGCACCGATGGCCTCGTACGGGCCAAGTCCATGGGCTGACCCAAGGGGCAGCCcctgtacgtgtacatgctaggaGGGCTCCTAACATCCCTCCCTCCTAGCATGTACATGTACAGGTGCTAGGAGGGCTTGTGTGGTTGGTTGGTTAGAGGGACTTTGgtagggttcaaatcctggtgcttgcatttattactgaatttatttcaggatttccgacgatgcgcatttagtgggaggagacgtttccgtcgatgacgaggtgcctacagtgacttcgtaaatttcaagatgatatgccggctcagttttTCGGAGATGcttataggggtagggtgtgcgtgtgtgcgttcataggagtGAATGTATGCGCGTGTGTATTAGCGTCTTGCGTCTGTATTATGTTAAAAAAAACATAAACCTACCTATTATCTTGGTAAATCGGAGCGAGAGCGGAAGCAGCGGAAACTTTTCGGTTCTTTCGGCACGCCGTGGTTCAGTGCTTGAGTTTACAAGCGGTGCTACAAAACTCCATGCCTCGGTACGgatggagaggaaaacaagaggaagaTGCAGATACGAGTAGCGTCGCTGGTTTTGATACACGCTATTCCCGGCTGACAGCTGCCGGACCAGACTAGCGCCTGTGCGATTCGGTCGGAGCACGTGGAATCCAGATAAACAAATAATGGAAAATGAGGTctgcaccgccaccgccaccgccacccccGGCCAGCCTCTGTCTCCTCTCCCCCTCTATATATCGCCGTTGTCTCACACTAGCATATCGGATAATTGGCTCGCCTCGCCTCGACTGACAGCAAGCTACCAAACCACCACCAGTCGGTGCTTTGTTTACAGGGGAGCAGCGGGCAACAGCAAACATTCAAGCAGcggacacgttcttcttctcgtTGGAGGCGCGAGGTAAGCCTCTTCTCCATGATTTTGCAGCAATGTTTTCTTGCCGTTTCTTCTTGCTTAGCTGAGCACCGATGGTTGGCATCTGAAGCAATGGCTTGGTTTGGTGCTGTTTCTTCCAGTTTGTGTGAAGATCAAGGTCACTAGAAATCTACAATGGGGGTCATGTTCTCGTGCCCTGCTGATGACTATGACCCCATGGAGGAAGGCGCCCTCGCGCCGGCGGACGGCGGCGAGCCGACGGTCCTCAGGGCCTTGGGCTCCGGGAAGCTGCTCATACAGGGCTCGCTCAGCTTCAAGAGGGAGCAGCAGCGGGACGACAGCCCGGGCTCTCTCCAGCTGGAGACCGAGATCTCCATCAGGACAGCCGGCGACATTGCCggcgccgaggccgaggccgaagcgccGCCGCCGCTTGTGCCGAGGGAGGTTGCCAGGCTGAGGGCGGGGGCGGAGAGCCCGAGGCACGATGCTGCGGCGCTGAGGCTGCAGAAGGTGTACAAGAGCTTCCGCACGCGGCGGCAGCTGGCCGACTGCGCCGTGCTGGTGGAGCAGAGCTGGTGGAAGCTGCTGGACTTCGCGCTCCTCAACCGGAGCTCCGTCTCCTTCTTCGACATCGAGAAGCAGGAGACGGCCGTGTCCAAGTGGTCCAGGGCCAGATCCCGAGCGGCCAAGGTAGTACAACAAATCTCGCATCTCAAACAAATCTGGTCAGCTGCCTTATTATCTGAAGTCGGCAAACTGGGTTAAATATTTTGTCAAATTTGGGTCTTCAGGTTGGAAAGGGGCTGTCCAAGGATGATAAGGCGCAGAAACTCGCATTGCAGCATTGGCTCGAGGCGGTGAGTGTCTCATCATTTTTCTCCATATGCTGCGATTTGTTAAGGTTTTTACTGACGTAGTTAGTGCTAGTATGTTTATTTACCACGTAATGAGCTGATGTTGGTACTCAAAttgttaatggagattgaccctcGCCACCGCTACGGCCACAACCTGCACTACTACTATGATTGCTGGCTCCACAGCGAAAGCAAGCAGCCTTTCTTCTACTGGTAAGTTAGCTCACTAGTCACTAGACACATTTCTGAATTGTTCAGCCAACGGATGGGATGTGCACTTATGATCCTCGCTATTCAGGCTTGATGTTGGAGAAGGCAAAGAGATCAACCTTGAAGGCAAGTGCTCCCGATTCAAGCTTCTGAGCCAGTGCATCAAGTACCTCGGTCCGGTAAGTAGTGTTTACAATCATAGACTGAGCAGGACTGAGTAGGAGTTGTAGCAACGCACATATGGTGGCTGACAGAATGTATTTAAACTGTGCAGAAGGAAAGAGAGGACTATGAGGTCGTGATTGAGGACAGCAAGTTCTTGTACAAGAAGAATCGGCAAATAATCGACACGTCCTTCGGTCCGAGAGATGCAAAGTGGATCTTTGTCCTTAGCACAACTAAGACCTTGTATGTTGGTCAGGTAAATATGAATATGCAGTTATATATGCACATACCATCGTATAGGCAGCCAGCCCTAATATAATCAACTGTAGAAATGCCAGTTCAGTGTGTGATATGAATCTTGCCATTGTGAATTGCAGAAGAAGAAAGGTAAATTTCAGCATTCTAGCTTTCTTGCCGGGGGAGCTACTTCTGCTGCTGGGAGGCTGGTTGCTGAAAATGGAACCCTCAAGGTATGCAAGCAATTCTTATCTGCTTTTACATCCAGTTTTATCTTCAGGCAACATGCTGACGCCATCTGAACTTCATTGTTGGCAGGCAATTTGGCCTCACAGTGGTCACTACCGCCCCACAGAGGAGAACTTCCAGGAGTTCAAAAGCTTCCTCAATGACAACTTGGTTGATCTCAGTGATGTTAAGGTAAGCATCCTTCAATACGATTCTGACAAAAATTACACGACATCTCCGTGTCGTGTCGATACATTGTAGTAGCACTGTGGTCTTACTACATGTTTCAAATTGCTGCAGATGAGCCCAGCAGAGGAGGATGAGGAATTCTGGGGTAGCCTCAAGAGGATCGCTTCGGAGAACGACAAATCTGAAGATGGCCCTGAAGAAACCGGCTCTCTTCAGACAGCTCAAGTCATTCAAACAACATCTACGGAGACGGAAGAACGCGAGGAGCCAGTGGTGGCGCGCGAGAAGATCCTTCAGAGGATCAACTCCAAGAAGGACATGAAATCGTAC
This window of the Triticum aestivum cultivar Chinese Spring chromosome 5D, IWGSC CS RefSeq v2.1, whole genome shotgun sequence genome carries:
- the LOC123125506 gene encoding IQ domain-containing protein IQM2; its protein translation is MGVMFSCPADDYDPMEEGALAPADGGEPTVLRALGSGKLLIQGSLSFKREQQRDDSPGSLQLETEISIRTAGDIAGAEAEAEAPPPLVPREVARLRAGAESPRHDAAALRLQKVYKSFRTRRQLADCAVLVEQSWWKLLDFALLNRSSVSFFDIEKQETAVSKWSRARSRAAKVGKGLSKDDKAQKLALQHWLEAIDPRHRYGHNLHYYYDCWLHSESKQPFFYWLDVGEGKEINLEGKCSRFKLLSQCIKYLGPKEREDYEVVIEDSKFLYKKNRQIIDTSFGPRDAKWIFVLSTTKTLYVGQKKKGKFQHSSFLAGGATSAAGRLVAENGTLKAIWPHSGHYRPTEENFQEFKSFLNDNLVDLSDVKMSPAEEDEEFWGSLKRIASENDKSEDGPEETGSLQTAQVIQTTSTETEEREEPVVAREKILQRINSKKDMKSYQLGKQLSFKWTTGAGPRIGCVRDYPSELQAHALEQMNLSPRCDAGSASTRFASPLRRSFNSIVARGCENETSTPRGALRSPLQHGLVADER